From the Oncorhynchus kisutch isolate 150728-3 linkage group LG27, Okis_V2, whole genome shotgun sequence genome, the window GCTCAAGAATGGCAAGACCGAAGGTAAACAAGGAAGACATGCTTGTTTTACAGGCATCAGATGAAGACTGAATTGTGTTATAATCCTGACTAATGAGAACTACGTGTGTTGAATTATTTCTGGAGACCTGGGCCCATTTTCAAAAAGCGTCTCAATGGAGGACTtccgatctaggatcagtttctccTGTCCATATtttcttattcattatgatccgAAAGGGGAAAAGTTATCCTATatcagcattcctactctgagacttTGTGAATATGGACCCTGGGCTGAGGGGTTAGCTTGATAAGATTGAGTCAGGCATGTTATCCAATGGTATTTCACGGTACCAAAACATCATGATACCAACACTTCACTTTCATGCGCATCTCACTTGTAGCAGCTGTAATCCACCAGCTGCATCCCCTTCCAAccatcactcacctgcttctctcagtcCGCTCTTCCTGCGCATCTATTCCtccagtttaaaaatatatataattcagCCGTAATGGCGAGCGGGGGATGCAGACCCTGATGTTATATTCGCAGAGCGTGCAAAGTCATCGCCGGGTATAAACAAGAGCACAGGCAGTCTGCTTAGGCTTTGCAATTGCAAATTTTCTGTCACGCAGCCTCTGAGTGACCGAGAGGAACATGGAGCACAGCTTCGTGACAGGCATGCTTGCAGCTTCACAGCAAAGAGCACGTTTCAAACCGGAAGAAAATATATATGAATCATACTATTCCTGATTTCGCTctgatttaatttaatttcacaAAACACGTCTCGGGCCGTTTTAAACTGATCCCGGGTCGCTAATTATTGGTTTGATAACCAACAACAATGCTCAGTTATGTTGTATAGCTATCTAAGAAACTGTTagcttcacagtaggtataggCAAATTTGATTGGCACGGTAAGAAAGGAAACTGGTCTGCTACTCATGAGATGTGCTTCAAAGTTAGGGTTCATATAAGCCTAATTAATGTAAGTCTAAACTATATTTAAAAAGGATATCTTTCTGTTGCGCCTTAGGCACCAgattctgtttggtgcctagcGTTTTTAGagtagagaggtgtgtgtgtgaaagagaaacTGCGAGGCAGTGTTTCCACTGCAGTAATTTAGCTGCAAAATCGTTGCCGCCTTGCCCACAAAAATATGGACCGTGAAAATATTTCTGCAGtcgcactttgaagatgctagaaAAGTCAACATTTATTTTCTCTGCAAACAAAACAAGTAATGAGTAGAATAGTATATCTATTCTAGtttacacacacccccaccccccacccccacgggacggttgagctaacgtgtgcTAATGTGATTAGCGTGAGAATTtctcaggacatagacatatctgatatgggcagaaagagaTTAACACGAATTTaagctaactgcactgtccaatttacagtagctattacagtgaaataataccatgctgttgtttgaggagagtgcactgTTGTGaatttgaaaatgtatcaataaaccaaataggcacatttgggcagacttgatacaactttttgaacataaatgcaatggttcagtCTAAATCCCTCCTAAAATGGAACCCCCATAGTAGAATAGTTCATCTATTTACCTGGTCGGCTTGTTTGTTCTATGTGAGAAATATTCTTCAAGGCGCATTCAAGTTGCGAGCGCCATAGGGAGGGAAACATGCGTTCTGACGTTGTGGGAAAACGGCAGTTTTAATGGCATTTGATAAAAAGAGGGGAATCTGCACTATTTTAAACCGGCATGATTTAAGCACGGTACGGCTCTACAATTCTCTGAGTGCATAGGGGAGAatggggctaaatgtaacacgggtctATGACCTTAATTTTCACTGCCCTGGAAATCTAATTAACCTAATACTAGCAGAGctagagctgtgtttgtcagaccatgagacatcctgaaaaatCTTGTCTTctcacaagacttgtctgaagATCCCCAGTAattaatggaagtatatatggagatagTTTAGTGCCTAAAATAAGGGTATAAATACATAAATCatagtttcctgatctttcttgtCTCAGATATAGGACCGACACGTCAGAACaaactgtctttttttttttctttttctttttctccccaatttcatggtatccaattgttagtagctactatcttgtctcatcgctacaactcccgtacgggctcgggagagacgaaggttgaaagtcatgcgtccgatacacaacccaaccaagccgcactgcttcttaacacagcgcgcatccaacccggaagccagccgcaccaatgtgtcggaggaaacaccgtgcacctggcaaccttggttagcgcgcactgcgcccggcccgccacaggagctgctggtgcgcgatgagactaggacatccctaccggccctccctaacccggacgacgctaggccaattgtgcgtcgccccacggacctcccggtcgcggctggttacgacagagcctgggcgcgaacccagtgtctctgatggcacagctgggcGCTGCAATACAGctcccttaaccactgcgccacccgggaggcctgaaCAAACTGTCTTTTGATGTTTTAATTTGATTGTTCcttgtagtgaatctgttattcaatgcatttctatgggctaatgGCACTaatgccaaattcaatgtttcagcaaatattttttttatatacagtaccagttatgTTTGGACACCTTCTCTCACTCGGGCATTTACAGGTTCAGTTTCAAATGCATCTCTTGAGCTCTGCATGCTCACCTGACAAATGAATGCTGTAACCGTGGCAAAGCCAGACACTgagttagacagacagacggtgCATATTTGACAGTGCTTAAACAATGTATCTTTGCAATTTTGAGTGTAGATCTGTATATTTATGAAGTACCTTCATAACCCATCTATTCTTTCTtcctttccctcgctctctccactTCTCAAGACCTGGGCTGCATGTACAAGCTGTTTAGCCGTGTGCCTAACGGCCTGAAGactatgtgtgagtgtatgagcTCCTACCTGAGGGAGCAGGGCAAGGCTCTGGTGTCGGAGGAGGGAGAGGGCAAGAACCCTGTCGACTACATCCAGGTACGCTGGGCCTAATCTCAAAAATCAAAGATTGTCAAATtcaaaacatacccataacaaaTCAGGGTACTGAGTATTTCCTGACCAGGAAAAAGTCAGGACTTAAAAGTCTAAAATCTAAAGCGTTTAAAATAATGAGTAACTACCCCCATAAGCATTGAAGCTAATGTTCCAGACCACTCTTTTACAGCATCCCCAAGAGTTGACACACAAACCACTGACTCTAATAGTATCTGTGTTTATGTTAAAGTGTGCTGTGATTTATCTtttaaataaagttggatttgattccCCTCCTATAGGGCCTGTTGGACCTGAAGACGCGGTTCGACCGCTTCCTCCTGGAGTCGTTCAACAACGACCGGCTCTTCAAGCAGACCATCGCCGGAGACTTTGAgtacttcctcaacctaaactcCCGCTCCCCCGAATACCTCTCCCTCTTCATCGACGACAAGCTCAAGAAGGGAGTCAAAGGGGTATGTCACTGTAGTGTTCAATCTTATAAATTTTATGTCACTACACTTCAATGGGATAATCTCATGTGGTACCCTATTCTCCACACAGTGCACTGGCTCTGGCCAGAACCACACACAGTGCACTGGCTCTGGCCAGAACCACACACAGTGCACTATTTGGGTATCATGAAGTGCATCTGTTGCTGCCTTAACACACATCCTTTTTGTATCAATAACATAAAAATATGCTTTTGTACTTTTTGAAAAAGGTAAAAGAAATATGCCATTTTCAAACTATTGAAGCACATATCCCAACCCTCTCTGTCTTTTGGTATGATCTCCAGCTGACAGAGCAGGAGGTGGAGTCCATCCTGGACAAGGCCATGGTGCTTTTCCGGTTCATGCAGGAGAAGGATGTGTTTGAGAGGTACTACAAACAGCACCTGGCCCGGAGGCTGCTCACCAACAAGAGTGTCTCCGATGACTCTGAGAAGAACATGATCTCTAAGCTGAAGGTGAGGAGAGGGCGAGTCAAGTCCGCTGTCAATTACATTGACATTTTTTATCCAGTGAATTTTGTATTCATGAATTAGATTTTAAAGAGAAACTGAATGCAAAAACCAACTTCTCTAGTTGAAACTGGCATCAATATTAGTCAAACATTTATTCCAGTGCCAAAATTGACTAAGAAGGGTAAGTGGGATCATTCTGGTCATGAAGTCAGCATATTCAAAAACTGAGTTTGTTAGATTTGTGGAACTAAGGGTCAGCCACTGTTTTGGGAATTTGAATTGAGACGATGTGCACATATTCCAACATTGTAAACCCATTCGTGAGCATCTTTTGTCCCGCAACATGATTCACCATGAACCACTGCCAGACAGACACTCTGGTAATAGATAGTGAGAAAGTTATGAAGTTACAGTTAAAGTTACACGTCGCCACTTGCCAGTGACTTGATGAGCTGATTGGTCTGTGGCCTGCCTGCTCAATGTGCCTGCTAGCTACTACTAGCTAGCTTCATTGACAAACCCAGAGATGgaacctagctagctagtgatTTTGGCCATCGTTTGTCAGCTTGCTGATGATGAAGTTGAGACTGATACTCAGTACACTGACTTGTTTTTTTACTTGAATttctgcaccaaacaccttagttagatgtaaaattgcctGACTAAGACATTTGCAAAAACGTCAAtttattacagatttcttgatttatcttagATCAAttctattttgaggaagtgatcgtggctatgttgttgctacggtgtctcaagagggacaaacacCAGTAACTGCCAGGGTACGCTATGCAAACCTAACACACCCACATCGAACCACACCCCCAAGACCCTAATCTAATTTTTCTTAATGAGCAGCAGAAAAACGTTGAATCGGTGTTCAGCCCTCCTTAATTAATAATGAAGAGTTACATTCTACTTTTTATTATTAATCAGGAATTTAGGATGTTCTTAAATCTTCTATCTTAGCGTTAAAATGGACTTGTAGCTGTTTGACCTGAATGTCCGTATTGTGCTGATCCCATCCCTAAACCAGTATGTTGTCTCTTCTCTGTGTAGACTGAGTGTGGCTGTCAGTTCACCTCTAAACTGGAAGGGATGTTCAGAGATATGAGCATCTCCAACACCACCATGGACGAGTTCAGACAACACCTACAGTCCACGGGGGTAAGACTGTGTTGCACTACTATACCTCTCCGCTCACCTCACACACCTGATCGTACACATTTCTAAACACTCACCTGGTAGTACAAAGGCATCACTCAAAAACACACCTCACAGTTCACAGGTTTTAAGATATGATGCATACAATTCCTCTTTATATCATCAGCGAGACTGACATTGATATAAAAGGCGTCTGATCTTCTCCtgtttatgtttaataaatgcaaCCCTGGACTCCTTTTTGTGGCTTGGTTTTCGTTTTCATTTTGTGACCGTGTCTGCTTTTTCCTACAGGTGTCTCTAGGGGGCGTCGACCTCACAGTAAGAGTACTCACCACTGGCTATTGGCCCACGCAGTCGGCCACGCCCAAGTGcaccatccccccctcccccagacaTGCCTTTGAGGTCTTTAGAAGGTAGGATTCATTCTCTTTTTGCTGTTTTTCACCTTCAATTACAACAATACAGTATAATTGCATTATAGGCATCTCTTTAATGCAACTACTAGATAAACCAATTCCTTGGTTGATGAAAAGTATAGTTTGTAACCAGTTATTTACCTCCCCCTTCAGGTTCTACTTGGCCAAACACAGCGGCAGACAGTTGACACTCCAGCACCACATGGGCTCAGCAGACCTCAATGCCACCTTTCACGGTCTCATCAAGAAGGTAAAGGGCCCTGCCTGCCACACATGGATGGAGGGGCTAGCTTTCCTAAACTGTACAATGGCAATTCTCAACTTTTATTACCCCGTCTCACTTTCTCTTCGTCTCTCCCTTTCTACCTGCCTACCGCTTCAGGAGGATGGTTCGGAGGTAGGAGTGGGAGGAGCTCAGGTGACAGGCTCGAACACCAGGAAACACATACTGCAGGTCTCAACTTTCCAGATGACCATCCTCATGCTCTTCAACAACAGAGAAAAGTCCACCTTTGAGGTAAGAGCCAGACACTTGTATAGGCTTGTCAGTCTCAATCACAGAAATCAGAAATGCAATCTTCTATTTCTCccattcatcctcctctcccatgtaTTGTTTTACTCCACTCTGCTTCCCTTTTATTTCtcatccttcccctctctcttttctactcCCTCCCGTCCCCACTATAGGAGATCCAGCAGGAGACGGACATCCCGGAGAGGGAGCTGGTGCGAGCGCTGCAGTCGCTGGCCTGTGGGAAGCCAACCCAGCGCGTCCTCACCAAGGAGCCCAAGTCCAAGGAGATCGAGAACGGCCACGTGTTTACAGTCAACGATCAGTTTACCTCCAAGCTGCACAGAGTCAaaatacagacaggtgtgtagtATGGGCCTTAGATGTTGATCTATATTCTGTCTGTTATTCTAATGAGATTTAATTGATTCAACTGAAAACTACCCGGCCGTATCACATTGGTCTCCCACTCTGGTTTGGGGAGCTAAAGGCTTTTGTGGCCACAGTTAGGGTCAACTTCTTAGCTATTCCTCATTTAACCTCCAGGCATGTTGACCTTTGACTTTGCCCTGATGACCTGTACTGAAcatttctttccctccctccctccagtcgcTGCTAAGCAGGGGGAGTCTGACCCTGAGAGAAAAGAGACGCGGCAGAAGGTAGATGACGACAGGAAGCACGAAATTGAAGCAGCCATCGTCCGCATCATGAAGTCCAGGAAGAAGATGCAGCATAACGTC encodes:
- the LOC109872391 gene encoding cullin-3 isoform X2; this encodes MSNLKGGVKKDTKMRIRAFPMTMDEKYVNNIWDLLKNAIQEIQRKNNSGLSFEELYRNAYTMVLHKHGEKLYTGLREVVTEHLVNKVREDVLNSLNNNFLQTLNQAWNDHQTAMVMIRDILMYMDRVYVQQNNVENVYNLGLIIFRDQVVRYGCIRDHLRQTLLDMIARERKGEVVDRGAIRNACQMLMILGLEGRTVYEEDFEAPFLEMSAEFFQMESQKFLAENSASVYIKKVEARINEEIERVLHCLDKSTEEPIVKVVERELISKHMKTIVEMENSGLVHMLKNGKTEDLGCMYKLFSRVPNGLKTMCECMSSYLREQGKALVSEEGEGKNPVDYIQGLLDLKTRFDRFLLESFNNDRLFKQTIAGDFEYFLNLNSRSPEYLSLFIDDKLKKGVKGLTEQEVESILDKAMVLFRFMQEKDVFERYYKQHLARRLLTNKSVSDDSEKNMISKLKTECGCQFTSKLEGMFRDMSISNTTMDEFRQHLQSTGVSLGGVDLTVRVLTTGYWPTQSATPKCTIPPSPRHAFEVFRRFYLAKHSGRQLTLQHHMGSADLNATFHGLIKKEDGSEVGVGGAQVTGSNTRKHILQVSTFQMTILMLFNNREKSTFEEIQQETDIPERELVRALQSLACGKPTQRVLTKEPKSKEIENGHVFTVNDQFTSKLHRVKIQTVAAKQGESDPERKETRQKVDDDRKHEIEAAIVRIMKSRKKMQHNVLVAEVTQQLRARFLPSPVVIKKRIEGLIEREYLARTPEDRKVYTYVA
- the LOC109872391 gene encoding cullin-3 isoform X1, whose protein sequence is MGNDVNRCRSRLHVAVCVGKHFKSQMTMDEKYVNNIWDLLKNAIQEIQRKNNSGLSFEELYRNAYTMVLHKHGEKLYTGLREVVTEHLVNKVREDVLNSLNNNFLQTLNQAWNDHQTAMVMIRDILMYMDRVYVQQNNVENVYNLGLIIFRDQVVRYGCIRDHLRQTLLDMIARERKGEVVDRGAIRNACQMLMILGLEGRTVYEEDFEAPFLEMSAEFFQMESQKFLAENSASVYIKKVEARINEEIERVLHCLDKSTEEPIVKVVERELISKHMKTIVEMENSGLVHMLKNGKTEDLGCMYKLFSRVPNGLKTMCECMSSYLREQGKALVSEEGEGKNPVDYIQGLLDLKTRFDRFLLESFNNDRLFKQTIAGDFEYFLNLNSRSPEYLSLFIDDKLKKGVKGLTEQEVESILDKAMVLFRFMQEKDVFERYYKQHLARRLLTNKSVSDDSEKNMISKLKTECGCQFTSKLEGMFRDMSISNTTMDEFRQHLQSTGVSLGGVDLTVRVLTTGYWPTQSATPKCTIPPSPRHAFEVFRRFYLAKHSGRQLTLQHHMGSADLNATFHGLIKKEDGSEVGVGGAQVTGSNTRKHILQVSTFQMTILMLFNNREKSTFEEIQQETDIPERELVRALQSLACGKPTQRVLTKEPKSKEIENGHVFTVNDQFTSKLHRVKIQTVAAKQGESDPERKETRQKVDDDRKHEIEAAIVRIMKSRKKMQHNVLVAEVTQQLRARFLPSPVVIKKRIEGLIEREYLARTPEDRKVYTYVA
- the LOC109872391 gene encoding cullin-3 isoform X3, translating into MTMDEKYVNNIWDLLKNAIQEIQRKNNSGLSFEELYRNAYTMVLHKHGEKLYTGLREVVTEHLVNKVREDVLNSLNNNFLQTLNQAWNDHQTAMVMIRDILMYMDRVYVQQNNVENVYNLGLIIFRDQVVRYGCIRDHLRQTLLDMIARERKGEVVDRGAIRNACQMLMILGLEGRTVYEEDFEAPFLEMSAEFFQMESQKFLAENSASVYIKKVEARINEEIERVLHCLDKSTEEPIVKVVERELISKHMKTIVEMENSGLVHMLKNGKTEDLGCMYKLFSRVPNGLKTMCECMSSYLREQGKALVSEEGEGKNPVDYIQGLLDLKTRFDRFLLESFNNDRLFKQTIAGDFEYFLNLNSRSPEYLSLFIDDKLKKGVKGLTEQEVESILDKAMVLFRFMQEKDVFERYYKQHLARRLLTNKSVSDDSEKNMISKLKTECGCQFTSKLEGMFRDMSISNTTMDEFRQHLQSTGVSLGGVDLTVRVLTTGYWPTQSATPKCTIPPSPRHAFEVFRRFYLAKHSGRQLTLQHHMGSADLNATFHGLIKKEDGSEVGVGGAQVTGSNTRKHILQVSTFQMTILMLFNNREKSTFEEIQQETDIPERELVRALQSLACGKPTQRVLTKEPKSKEIENGHVFTVNDQFTSKLHRVKIQTVAAKQGESDPERKETRQKVDDDRKHEIEAAIVRIMKSRKKMQHNVLVAEVTQQLRARFLPSPVVIKKRIEGLIEREYLARTPEDRKVYTYVA